CAATCAATCTTCTAAGTATGAACTGATTGGCTTTTTTGACGCAGATACTGAAGCTTCTTCAAAAATTGAAACCGAATTTGGCTATAAAAGCTTTCCAACCATGGAAGCACTCATTGCGGCTTGCGATGTTGTAGATGTGGTAACTCCAACGATTTATCATTTCGATTGTGCCAAAATGGTAATTGAAGCCGGCAAGCATTTATTTATTGAAAAACCAATTACACATACCGTTGCAGAGGCAGAAGAGTTGCTTCAGTTAGCCGAAAAGCATCAGGTAAAGGGACAGGTAGGTCATGTAGAGCGATTCAATCCGGCCTTTATGGCGGTAAATCGCAAGATCAGCAACCCCATGTTTATCGAGTCGCATCGTCTGGCGGAATTCAATCCTCGCGGAACCGATGTTTCGGTAGTTTTAGACTTAATGATTCACGATATCGATGCTATTTTAAGTGTTGTAGACAGTAAGGTGAAAAATGTAAATGCCAGTGGTGTTTCAGTCATTAGTGAAACCCCCGATATTGCAAACGCCCGAATCGAATTTGAAAACGGCTGTGTGGCGAATCTCACCGCAAGCCGAATTTCATTAAAAAAGATGCGGAAGGCACGCTTCTTTCAGCGAGATGCATATATCTCGGTCGATTTTTTGGAGAAAAAATGTGAAGTCGTAAAAATGAAGGACGCTCCCGAGCAGCCGGACGATTTTGCAATGATTCTAACCAACGCTGAAGGGATCAAAAAACAAATCTATTTCGACAATCCCGAAATTCCTTCCAACAATGCCATTCTGGACGAACTGGATTCCTTTGCCGATGCAATTAACAACAATACCCAACCTATTGTTACATTGACTCAAGGCACAGAAGCCCTACGTGTAGCCATGCAGATTATTGAAAATTTTAAAAGGCTGTAATTGAATTTCAGCTGAACAAATTATATACTCAAAATTATAACCAGTAAATGAAAAACGTAGCAGTAATTGGAGCAGGAACCATGGGGAACGGAATCGCCCACACCTTTGCTCAATTTGATTATAAGGTTCAATTAATAGATGTTTCTCAATCGGCCTTAGACAAAGGCATGGCGACCATTACCAAGAATTTGGACCGGATGGTAGCAAAGGAAGCTATTTCAGAAGAAGACAAAAAACGCACGCTTAAAAATATCACTACCTATACCAG
This genomic stretch from Ulvibacter sp. MAR_2010_11 harbors:
- a CDS encoding Gfo/Idh/MocA family protein, encoding MLKAGVLGAGHLGKIHLKLLNQSSKYELIGFFDADTEASSKIETEFGYKSFPTMEALIAACDVVDVVTPTIYHFDCAKMVIEAGKHLFIEKPITHTVAEAEELLQLAEKHQVKGQVGHVERFNPAFMAVNRKISNPMFIESHRLAEFNPRGTDVSVVLDLMIHDIDAILSVVDSKVKNVNASGVSVISETPDIANARIEFENGCVANLTASRISLKKMRKARFFQRDAYISVDFLEKKCEVVKMKDAPEQPDDFAMILTNAEGIKKQIYFDNPEIPSNNAILDELDSFADAINNNTQPIVTLTQGTEALRVAMQIIENFKRL